A section of the Flavobacterium ardleyense genome encodes:
- a CDS encoding SH3 domain-containing protein: MTLKEKYAALIATTNVSALGDVDIKEDNNVLYITATVHNGTEKDQLWYLYNLADPDFRAGDLILNINVDPNAAAQKMRVDTKHSNLNVRKGPGTDTEIVSKAAHHSEVTLLSKFDDNWYLIRTEDGVEGYCSANYLTAI, translated from the coding sequence ATGACTTTAAAAGAAAAATATGCGGCTTTGATCGCAACTACAAACGTAAGCGCGCTTGGAGACGTTGATATTAAAGAAGATAACAATGTGTTGTATATTACCGCAACGGTGCATAATGGTACCGAGAAAGATCAATTGTGGTATCTATATAACCTTGCTGATCCTGATTTTCGCGCAGGAGATTTAATTCTTAATATTAATGTTGATCCAAATGCAGCGGCACAAAAAATGCGCGTGGATACAAAGCACTCTAATCTGAATGTCCGAAAAGGACCAGGTACAGATACTGAAATTGTCTCTAAAGCGGCTCATCATTCGGAAGTAACATTGTTAAGTAAATTTGACGACAATTGGTATTTAATTCGTACCGAAGATGGCGTTGAAGGGTACTGTTCAGCAAATTATCTTACCGCCATTTAG
- a CDS encoding BON domain-containing protein, whose translation MKLKKLSLLLLLCVSVGFTSCKSHEAKDTQIKTDIEKILVPGVTVEVDRGVAKINGTFENEQTHTKVLEEARKVKNVKSVLDNAITQAAPTVTPDNMLQNKIDAILVSYPLVTASINDGLVTLNGTIERAELPKLMQKVNETQPKKVENLLKINN comes from the coding sequence ATGAAATTAAAAAAACTAAGTCTCCTATTATTATTATGTGTTTCGGTAGGTTTTACTTCTTGCAAATCGCACGAAGCGAAGGACACCCAAATTAAAACTGATATCGAGAAAATTTTGGTTCCTGGTGTAACCGTTGAAGTTGATCGTGGAGTAGCGAAAATAAATGGAACATTTGAAAATGAGCAAACTCACACAAAGGTTTTGGAAGAAGCTAGAAAGGTAAAAAATGTAAAATCGGTTTTGGACAATGCTATTACGCAAGCAGCTCCTACCGTAACTCCGGATAATATGTTGCAAAATAAAATTGATGCAATTTTAGTATCATATCCGCTGGTTACGGCAAGCATAAATGATGGTCTTGTAACGCTCAACGGAACTATCGAGCGTGCAGAACTGCCAAAATTAATGCAAAAAGTGAACGAAACACAGCCTAAAAAAGTTGAAAATTTATTAAAAATCAATAACTAA
- a CDS encoding ligase-associated DNA damage response DEXH box helicase: MTRDEQIQIGKDWFKSRGWKPFPFQIQTWTAFLQGKNGLLNAPTGSGKTYALWMPVVLDYIRKNPNYKTKHTPGLKAIWITPLRALSQEILQAAERVTEDLETKMTVGARTGDTSANDRAKQKKMMPDLLITTPESLQLLLASKGYEKVFKNCEAIIVDEWHELLGSKRGVQMELALSRMKTIVPKLKIWGISATIGNLAQAQEVLLGPNSTHMQNSVLIKADIQKKITVASIIPEKMETYPWRGHMGLQLLDDAVKIIKESKTTLLFVNVRSACELWFRALLEKYPEFAGDIAMHHSSISRETRHWVEDAIRNEQLKIVVCTSSLDLGVDFAPVESIIQVGGPKGVARFMQRAGRSGHQPGKESKIHFLATHAMELFEASALRRAVREKIVEDRIPYLNSWDVLIQYLNTLAVSDGFLPADIFKEVQTTFCYQAINDDQWRWILNFIHFGSQSLQAYDEYKKVEIDEDGRYFISSRRTAMQHRMQIGTIVGDASMQVKFFGGGYIGTLEESFISKLERGDTFIFAGRKLELYQVKNMQVLVKLANPKNKAKVVSWSGGRMAFSAQMSELLRQELYSANHETGKTEEIIALEPLLIRQRKESIVPDANQFLIETFKTREGYHAIFYPFEGRFVHEALASLLAYRISLLSPISFSLAYNDYGFELLSDQPFSIEEVLDNNLFSTEFIHADLERSLNATEMARRKFRDIAVISGLLFTGMPGKQVKTKHLQSGTQLLFEVFKDYEPDNLLLQQAYRETFEHQLEEGRLILALERILGQEVVVKECSKPTPFSFPIITDRLREKLSSETLADRIKKMVASYTKI; encoded by the coding sequence ATGACTAGAGACGAACAAATTCAGATTGGAAAAGACTGGTTCAAAAGTAGAGGGTGGAAACCTTTTCCATTCCAAATTCAGACTTGGACTGCTTTCCTGCAAGGTAAAAATGGACTTTTGAATGCGCCTACAGGGAGCGGGAAAACCTATGCCTTGTGGATGCCCGTCGTTCTTGATTATATTCGAAAAAATCCAAATTACAAAACTAAGCATACTCCCGGATTGAAGGCGATTTGGATAACACCCTTAAGAGCATTATCACAAGAAATTTTGCAAGCTGCAGAAAGAGTGACCGAAGATTTGGAAACTAAGATGACCGTTGGAGCTCGGACGGGAGATACTTCTGCCAACGATCGAGCGAAGCAGAAGAAGATGATGCCTGACTTGCTAATTACAACGCCCGAAAGTTTGCAGTTACTTCTTGCTAGCAAAGGCTACGAAAAAGTTTTCAAAAACTGCGAAGCGATAATTGTAGATGAGTGGCACGAATTGTTGGGAAGTAAAAGAGGCGTTCAGATGGAGCTTGCTTTGTCGCGAATGAAAACTATTGTTCCTAAGCTGAAAATATGGGGAATATCAGCGACGATTGGCAATTTGGCGCAAGCGCAAGAAGTTTTATTAGGACCAAATTCCACACACATGCAAAATTCAGTTTTAATAAAAGCTGATATTCAGAAAAAAATCACCGTAGCATCAATTATTCCTGAAAAGATGGAAACCTATCCGTGGCGAGGGCACATGGGATTGCAATTGCTGGATGATGCGGTGAAGATTATCAAAGAAAGTAAAACTACATTACTTTTTGTAAATGTGCGTTCAGCTTGTGAACTTTGGTTTAGAGCTTTACTCGAAAAATATCCCGAATTTGCTGGAGATATTGCTATGCATCATAGTAGTATTAGTCGCGAAACCCGACATTGGGTGGAAGATGCAATCCGAAATGAGCAGCTAAAAATCGTGGTTTGTACCTCAAGTTTAGACTTGGGAGTCGATTTTGCACCGGTTGAAAGTATTATTCAAGTTGGCGGTCCAAAAGGAGTCGCGAGATTTATGCAAAGAGCGGGGAGGAGTGGGCATCAGCCCGGAAAAGAGAGTAAAATTCACTTTCTCGCAACTCACGCGATGGAACTTTTTGAAGCTTCGGCCTTGCGGAGAGCAGTTCGAGAAAAAATTGTGGAAGATCGAATTCCCTACTTAAATAGTTGGGATGTTTTGATTCAATATCTTAACACTTTGGCGGTTTCTGATGGATTTTTACCTGCAGATATTTTTAAAGAGGTGCAGACCACTTTTTGCTATCAAGCAATAAATGATGATCAATGGCGGTGGATTCTGAATTTTATTCACTTCGGAAGTCAGAGCTTGCAGGCTTATGACGAATATAAAAAAGTTGAGATTGACGAAGACGGCAGGTATTTTATCAGCAGCAGACGAACCGCAATGCAACACCGAATGCAGATTGGAACAATAGTCGGCGATGCTTCGATGCAAGTCAAATTTTTTGGAGGTGGTTATATCGGAACTTTGGAAGAGAGTTTTATTTCTAAGTTAGAGCGTGGCGATACTTTTATTTTTGCAGGTCGAAAACTAGAATTATATCAAGTGAAAAATATGCAAGTTTTGGTCAAATTAGCCAATCCAAAAAATAAGGCAAAAGTGGTAAGTTGGAGTGGAGGCCGAATGGCGTTCTCAGCTCAAATGAGTGAACTGCTACGCCAAGAATTATATTCTGCAAATCACGAAACAGGAAAAACTGAAGAGATAATTGCACTTGAACCATTACTTATCCGACAGCGAAAAGAGTCAATAGTTCCAGACGCAAATCAGTTTTTGATTGAAACTTTTAAAACCCGTGAAGGATATCATGCGATATTTTATCCATTTGAAGGTCGATTTGTCCACGAGGCACTTGCTAGTTTATTGGCATATCGGATTAGTTTGCTTTCGCCAATAAGTTTCTCGTTGGCCTATAATGACTATGGTTTCGAATTATTGTCAGATCAACCATTTTCTATTGAAGAAGTATTAGACAACAATTTATTTTCGACAGAATTTATTCATGCTGATCTAGAAAGAAGTCTGAATGCTACCGAAATGGCAAGACGAAAGTTTAGAGATATTGCCGTAATTTCTGGCTTATTATTCACCGGAATGCCTGGAAAGCAAGTCAAAACAAAGCATTTGCAAAGTGGAACTCAGCTATTATTTGAAGTATTTAAGGACTATGAACCGGATAATTTATTGTTACAACAAGCATATAGAGAAACTTTTGAACATCAATTGGAAGAAGGAAGATTAATTTTGGCTTTAGAAAGAATTCTTGGTCAGGAAGTTGTGGTTAAAGAATGCAGCAAACCAACGCCTTTTAGTTTTCCGATTATTACAGATCGCTTGCGCGAAAAATTGTCAAGTGAAACTCTGGCAGACCGTATAAAAAAGATGGTGGCATCTTATACAAAAATCTAA
- a CDS encoding sulfite exporter TauE/SafE family protein, with translation MEYDILFLLCLVAFVAGFVDSIVGGGGLIQTPLSLSILPLIPAATVMGSLKIPAFTGTSMAVLMYIKKIKVAWKLFIIMAITAFAAAYFGSYMLTIVSNDFIKPVLLVILIVMGIFTFFKKDFGQAKAQDIPEKQMIIYGVIISIIVGAYDGFIGPGTGTFFVLAFVTVLGMDFLTANTHAKLVNLATNFGSICLFLLKGKVLWSIALPMAFFNGLGGYVGSKFAIKKGNAIIRKFLMFVILLSICRFAYEIFYV, from the coding sequence ATGGAATATGATATTCTTTTTCTTCTCTGCCTTGTTGCTTTTGTAGCGGGATTTGTCGACTCAATTGTGGGCGGTGGCGGACTTATACAAACTCCTTTATCACTAAGCATTTTACCATTAATTCCTGCAGCCACCGTAATGGGGTCTCTCAAAATTCCAGCTTTCACAGGAACCTCCATGGCAGTGTTGATGTATATAAAAAAAATTAAAGTCGCTTGGAAATTATTTATTATTATGGCGATTACCGCTTTTGCAGCAGCTTATTTCGGATCTTATATGCTCACGATTGTATCAAATGACTTTATCAAACCTGTCCTGCTAGTAATTCTCATCGTTATGGGAATTTTTACTTTTTTCAAAAAAGATTTCGGTCAAGCCAAAGCACAGGATATACCCGAAAAACAGATGATTATCTACGGCGTCATTATCAGTATTATTGTGGGAGCTTACGACGGTTTTATAGGCCCTGGAACGGGAACTTTTTTTGTTTTGGCATTCGTTACCGTTTTGGGAATGGATTTTCTTACGGCAAATACGCACGCCAAGCTAGTAAATCTTGCAACCAACTTTGGGTCTATTTGCCTCTTTTTACTCAAAGGAAAAGTGCTTTGGTCAATCGCACTTCCGATGGCATTTTTCAACGGACTCGGTGGATATGTCGGTTCTAAATTTGCTATCAAGAAAGGAAATGCTATCATTAGAAAATTTCTGATGTTCGTAATTTTGCTTTCAATTTGCCGATTCGCTTACGAAATTTTTTATGTCTAA
- a CDS encoding ATP-dependent DNA ligase yields MRNFAELIRNLDNTNKTTIKVEALTEYFKNANPTDKVWTIALLSHRRPPRPVNTTLLRLWANEIADIPMWLFEESYHIVGDLAETIALIIPESDQHSDKSLTEFLEEIIALKKKSEPEKKEYLHENWLSMNYYERFVFTKLITGSFRIGVSQKLMTRALAKAENMDEDILAYKLMGDWNPAKISYQELILDEKSSDYLSKPYPFYLAYPLETDLETLGSPSEWSAEHKWDGIRSQTIIRDNEIYVWSRGEELVTDKYPEFQAFVGAIPNGTVIDAEILPYIDGEIGAFNDLQTRIGRKTVSAALLKKVPVILKVYDLLEWNGEDIRSKPFIERRLLLEELYKSLDKEYLPWAISTRVDFNTWEELAAERGRSREMKSEGLMLKRKDSPYLVGRKKGDWWKWKIAPLTIDAVLTYAMRGSGRRSNLFTDYTFALWQDLENGERELVTFAKAYSGLTDAEFRRVDDFIKKNTLERFGPVRSVTPQLVFEIGFEGIALSSRHKSGIATRFPRILRWRHDKKIEEANNIEDLKSMIV; encoded by the coding sequence ATGAGAAACTTTGCCGAATTAATTCGAAACCTGGATAATACCAACAAAACTACCATTAAGGTAGAAGCGTTGACAGAATATTTCAAAAACGCTAATCCAACAGATAAGGTTTGGACCATTGCATTGTTGTCTCATAGAAGACCGCCACGTCCTGTTAATACTACATTACTGAGACTTTGGGCGAATGAAATTGCCGATATTCCAATGTGGCTTTTTGAAGAATCCTATCATATTGTTGGTGACCTTGCCGAAACAATCGCCTTGATAATTCCCGAATCAGATCAGCATTCAGACAAGAGTTTGACCGAATTTCTAGAGGAAATTATTGCTTTAAAAAAGAAATCAGAACCTGAGAAAAAAGAATATCTGCACGAAAATTGGCTGTCGATGAATTACTACGAGCGATTTGTCTTTACCAAATTAATCACGGGAAGTTTCAGAATTGGAGTCAGTCAGAAATTAATGACTAGAGCTTTGGCGAAAGCTGAAAATATGGATGAAGATATTTTAGCTTATAAATTAATGGGCGACTGGAATCCAGCAAAAATCTCATATCAAGAATTAATTCTTGACGAAAAAAGTAGCGACTATTTATCAAAACCGTATCCGTTCTATCTCGCTTATCCGTTAGAAACAGATTTGGAAACTCTCGGAAGCCCGAGTGAATGGAGCGCCGAACATAAGTGGGACGGAATTCGATCTCAAACAATAATTCGCGATAATGAAATATATGTTTGGAGTAGAGGAGAAGAATTGGTGACGGATAAATATCCAGAATTTCAAGCCTTCGTTGGCGCGATTCCCAACGGAACTGTAATTGATGCTGAAATTTTACCATATATTGATGGCGAAATTGGCGCCTTTAATGATCTTCAAACTCGAATTGGTCGGAAAACCGTTTCGGCAGCATTGCTAAAGAAAGTTCCGGTTATTTTAAAAGTTTACGATCTTCTAGAATGGAATGGGGAAGATATTAGAAGCAAGCCTTTTATTGAACGCCGACTTTTATTAGAAGAATTATATAAAAGTTTAGATAAAGAATATCTTCCTTGGGCAATTTCTACCCGAGTAGATTTCAATACTTGGGAAGAACTCGCCGCTGAGCGAGGAAGATCTCGAGAAATGAAGAGTGAAGGATTAATGCTAAAGCGCAAAGATTCTCCCTATCTCGTAGGTCGTAAAAAAGGCGATTGGTGGAAATGGAAGATAGCTCCTTTAACCATCGACGCAGTTTTGACTTACGCAATGCGAGGTAGCGGAAGACGTTCAAATCTTTTTACAGACTATACGTTTGCATTGTGGCAAGATTTAGAAAACGGCGAAAGAGAACTTGTAACTTTTGCGAAAGCGTACTCTGGACTAACAGATGCAGAATTCAGAAGAGTGGACGACTTTATTAAGAAGAATACACTTGAACGATTTGGTCCAGTACGAAGTGTGACGCCACAGTTAGTTTTCGAAATAGGTTTTGAAGGAATTGCGTTATCATCAAGACACAAAAGTGGAATTGCCACACGATTTCCAAGAATTTTGCGCTGGAGACACGACAAAAAAATTGAAGAAGCGAATAATATCGAAGACCTAAAATCGATGATTGTTTAA
- a CDS encoding ParA family protein has protein sequence MGKIIAIANQKGGVGKTTTSVNLAASLGVLEKKVLLIDADPQANASSGLGIDVESVDIGTYQILEHSHTPIEAIVSCSAPNVHIIPAHIDLVAIEIELVDKENREYMLKQALESIKDQYDYILIDCAPSLGLLTLNALTAADSVLIPIQCEYFALEGLGKLLNTIKSVQKIHNPDLDIEGLLLTMYDSRLRLSNQVVEEVQKHFNDMVFNTIIQRNVKLSEAPSFGESIINFDATSKGATNYLSLAEEVIKKNSI, from the coding sequence ATGGGTAAAATCATTGCAATAGCCAATCAGAAAGGCGGTGTTGGAAAAACAACAACATCCGTCAATCTTGCAGCCTCACTAGGTGTTTTGGAAAAAAAAGTTCTTCTTATTGATGCTGACCCTCAAGCTAATGCGAGTTCTGGATTGGGAATTGACGTAGAAAGCGTTGATATTGGAACCTATCAAATACTAGAACATAGCCATACGCCCATTGAAGCCATCGTTTCTTGTAGCGCTCCCAATGTGCATATAATTCCAGCGCATATTGACTTAGTTGCCATCGAAATTGAATTGGTCGATAAAGAAAACCGCGAGTATATGCTCAAGCAAGCGCTCGAAAGTATAAAAGATCAGTATGATTATATTCTAATTGACTGTGCTCCTTCTTTAGGATTGCTTACGTTAAATGCACTTACGGCAGCAGATTCTGTTTTGATTCCGATTCAGTGTGAATATTTCGCTCTTGAAGGTTTGGGGAAATTACTAAACACCATCAAAAGTGTTCAGAAGATTCACAATCCAGATCTTGATATTGAAGGCTTACTTCTTACGATGTATGATTCTCGATTAAGACTATCAAATCAGGTAGTAGAAGAAGTTCAAAAACACTTTAATGATATGGTTTTTAATACCATAATTCAGAGAAATGTGAAATTGAGCGAGGCACCAAGTTTTGGCGAAAGCATTATCAATTTTGATGCAACAAGCAAAGGTGCAACCAATTATTTGAGCCTTGCCGAAGAAGTAATCAAGAAAAACAGTATTTAA
- the dapB gene encoding 4-hydroxy-tetrahydrodipicolinate reductase, giving the protein MKIALLGYGKMGQAIEKIAVERGHSIVIKKSINDSFDGLELADVAIDFSIPSAAVENITKCLESGIAIISGTTGWLDDYEKMVDKCKANNGAFIYGSNFSLGVNLFFELNEHLARLMQKFPQYKSEIKEIHHTQKLDAPSGTAITLAKAIIQNSDYSSWALEKKAADELLIEVERTDNVPGTHTVFYNNPIDTIKITHTAHSREGFAQGAVIAAEWLQGKKGVFSMKDVLNLK; this is encoded by the coding sequence ATGAAAATTGCATTATTAGGATACGGCAAAATGGGTCAGGCAATTGAGAAAATTGCGGTTGAAAGAGGTCACTCAATAGTTATAAAAAAATCAATCAATGATTCTTTTGATGGTCTTGAACTGGCTGATGTTGCTATTGATTTTTCTATTCCATCAGCTGCCGTAGAAAACATAACAAAATGTCTTGAATCTGGAATCGCGATTATTTCGGGAACCACAGGATGGCTTGATGATTACGAAAAAATGGTTGATAAATGCAAAGCGAATAATGGCGCTTTTATTTATGGATCAAATTTCAGTTTGGGTGTCAATTTGTTTTTTGAACTTAACGAACATCTTGCGAGATTGATGCAGAAATTTCCGCAGTATAAGTCGGAAATTAAAGAGATCCATCACACCCAAAAATTAGATGCACCAAGTGGAACCGCAATAACTTTGGCGAAAGCCATAATCCAAAATTCCGATTATTCAAGTTGGGCATTAGAAAAAAAAGCAGCAGACGAACTTTTAATTGAAGTAGAAAGAACAGACAATGTTCCTGGTACTCACACCGTTTTCTACAACAATCCTATTGACACTATCAAAATTACCCACACCGCTCACAGTCGTGAAGGTTTTGCGCAAGGAGCAGTGATTGCTGCAGAATGGCTGCAAGGAAAAAAAGGTGTGTTTTCAATGAAAGACGTTTTGAATTTAAAATAA
- a CDS encoding ligase-associated DNA damage response exonuclease, with translation MRKPLLEFNDKGIYCEQANVYLDPWRPVQNAIITHGHADHAKFGNENYITHNINVPILKHRLGVTNVTGKDWGETFVVNNVKFSLHPAGHIIGSAQVRVEYKGEVWVFTGDYKTEDDGISTPYEVVKCNSFITECTFGLPVFKWVPQAQVMDDINNWWVENRAEGKTSVLFGYSLGKAQRLLKFLDPNIGTIFTHGAIENMTEVLRPIVDLPPTTLVTRETKKEELLGNIVIAPPSAHGSPWIRKMTPFVTGSASGWMAFRGARRRRAVDKGFVLSDHCDWQSLMESIKATGAERIIATHGYSDIFSRYLREQGYDARTATTQYEGEMGEMESKSETEIV, from the coding sequence ATGCGAAAACCACTACTAGAATTTAACGATAAAGGAATTTATTGTGAACAAGCAAATGTTTATTTGGATCCGTGGCGACCTGTTCAAAATGCGATCATAACCCACGGGCACGCGGATCACGCAAAGTTTGGAAATGAAAATTATATCACTCATAATATTAATGTTCCAATTTTAAAACACCGTCTTGGAGTTACCAACGTAACCGGAAAAGATTGGGGTGAAACATTTGTAGTTAATAATGTCAAATTCTCGCTGCATCCTGCTGGTCACATTATTGGGTCAGCACAAGTTCGAGTTGAGTATAAAGGAGAAGTTTGGGTCTTCACTGGAGATTATAAAACCGAAGATGATGGAATTTCTACTCCCTACGAAGTCGTAAAGTGCAATTCATTTATCACTGAATGTACTTTTGGATTACCAGTTTTCAAATGGGTTCCGCAAGCACAAGTAATGGACGACATTAATAATTGGTGGGTAGAAAATCGCGCCGAAGGAAAAACTTCTGTTCTTTTCGGATATTCTCTAGGAAAAGCACAGCGCTTGCTGAAATTCCTTGATCCAAATATCGGAACCATCTTCACCCACGGAGCAATCGAAAATATGACCGAAGTTTTACGTCCAATCGTAGATCTTCCACCAACAACTTTAGTAACTCGCGAAACCAAAAAAGAAGAACTACTAGGTAATATTGTGATTGCGCCACCTTCGGCTCACGGAAGTCCGTGGATTCGTAAGATGACTCCGTTCGTGACCGGATCAGCAAGTGGATGGATGGCTTTTCGAGGTGCAAGAAGACGCCGCGCGGTTGATAAAGGTTTTGTGCTCAGCGATCATTGCGATTGGCAATCTCTGATGGAAAGCATCAAAGCGACAGGAGCAGAACGGATTATTGCAACTCACGGATATTCGGATATTTTTTCGAGATATCTCAGAGAGCAAGGATATGATGCGCGAACTGCAACCACACAATATGAAGGTGAGATGGGCGAAATGGAATCTAAATCTGAAACAGAAATAGTATGA
- a CDS encoding ParB/RepB/Spo0J family partition protein, translating to MGKAIKKQALGRGLSALLKDPENDIQSVTDKNADKVVGSIVELDIDSIEINPFQPRSNFNEDTLRELATSIKELGVIQPITVRKSEFNKYQLISGERRLRASKLAGLTQIPAYIRIANDNESLTMALVENIQRHDLDPIEIALSYQRLMDEIQLTQEQMSDRVGKKRSTIANYLRLLKLDPIIQTGIRDGFISMGHGRALINIEDQDIQADMYQNIVLNNLSVRDTETLVKNYQEGLKPKVPVSKTKAATFAIDEQQEIKISTYLGTKAEIKVAANGKGKITIPFKSQEDFNRIIKLIQAGE from the coding sequence ATGGGAAAAGCAATAAAAAAACAAGCATTAGGACGTGGACTTTCGGCATTACTGAAGGATCCCGAGAATGATATTCAGTCTGTTACCGATAAAAATGCGGACAAGGTTGTAGGAAGTATTGTTGAGTTAGATATTGATTCAATTGAAATAAATCCGTTTCAGCCTCGAAGTAATTTTAACGAAGATACCCTTCGTGAATTAGCCACTTCTATAAAGGAGCTTGGTGTAATACAGCCAATAACAGTTCGGAAATCAGAGTTTAATAAATACCAACTAATTTCTGGAGAGCGTCGTCTGCGTGCTTCAAAACTTGCAGGACTTACACAAATTCCCGCTTATATTCGAATTGCCAACGACAATGAATCGTTGACAATGGCGTTGGTCGAAAATATTCAACGTCACGATTTAGATCCTATTGAGATTGCTTTATCATACCAACGATTGATGGACGAAATCCAACTTACACAAGAGCAAATGAGCGATCGTGTAGGGAAGAAAAGATCTACCATTGCCAATTACCTTCGACTATTAAAATTAGATCCAATTATACAAACAGGAATTAGAGATGGTTTTATCAGTATGGGTCATGGCCGTGCTTTAATTAATATTGAAGATCAAGATATACAAGCAGATATGTATCAGAATATCGTGCTGAATAATCTTTCGGTACGCGATACGGAGACTTTGGTAAAAAATTATCAGGAAGGTTTGAAACCTAAGGTTCCTGTTTCTAAGACTAAAGCTGCGACCTTTGCCATCGATGAGCAGCAGGAAATTAAAATTTCGACTTATCTAGGTACGAAAGCAGAAATTAAAGTGGCTGCCAACGGAAAAGGGAAGATTACAATCCCATTCAAATCTCAGGAAGACTTTAACCGCATCATCAAATTAATTCAAGCGGGTGAATAA
- a CDS encoding SDR family oxidoreductase, whose amino-acid sequence MNFKNKMLRDDALLGKTIVVTGGGSGLGKAMTAYFLELGANVAITSRDLEKLQNTAAELQKDSKGKCLAVQCDVRHYDQVENMLASVLKEFGQVDVLLNNAAGNFISPTERLSANAFDTIIDIVLKGSKNCTLAFGKHWIDQKQESATILNIVTTYAWTGSAYVVPSATAKAGVLAMTRSLAVEWAKYGIRSNAIAPGPFPTKGAWDRLLPGDLKEKFDLAKKVPLQRVGDHQELANLAAYLVSDFSAYINGEVITIDGGEWLKGAGQFNLLEAVPEEMWDLLEATIRSKKSS is encoded by the coding sequence ATGAATTTTAAAAATAAAATGTTGCGAGATGATGCTCTTCTTGGTAAGACGATAGTGGTCACTGGTGGCGGAAGCGGTTTAGGAAAAGCGATGACTGCCTATTTTCTAGAGTTGGGCGCTAATGTCGCCATTACAAGTAGGGATTTAGAAAAACTTCAAAACACTGCAGCCGAACTTCAAAAGGATTCAAAAGGAAAATGTCTTGCGGTGCAATGTGATGTACGGCATTATGATCAAGTTGAAAATATGCTTGCTAGTGTTTTAAAGGAATTTGGTCAAGTAGATGTACTACTCAATAATGCGGCGGGAAACTTTATATCGCCAACCGAAAGACTTTCGGCAAATGCATTTGACACCATTATAGATATAGTATTGAAGGGATCAAAAAACTGCACATTAGCTTTTGGCAAACATTGGATTGACCAGAAGCAAGAAAGTGCAACAATTCTAAATATTGTTACCACTTATGCTTGGACTGGATCTGCTTACGTGGTTCCATCGGCAACGGCCAAAGCAGGAGTGCTAGCAATGACACGCAGTCTTGCAGTTGAATGGGCAAAATACGGAATCAGGTCTAACGCAATTGCGCCAGGTCCTTTTCCAACAAAAGGAGCTTGGGACAGATTACTTCCGGGGGATTTGAAAGAAAAATTTGATTTGGCAAAGAAAGTTCCATTGCAACGAGTTGGTGATCATCAAGAACTTGCAAACCTTGCTGCTTATTTAGTTTCTGATTTTTCGGCCTACATCAACGGAGAAGTAATTACTATTGACGGTGGTGAGTGGCTTAAAGGGGCGGGACAATTTAACCTGCTTGAAGCGGTGCCAGAAGAGATGTGGGACTTGCTCGAAGCGACAATCCGGTCTAAAAAAAGCAGCTAA
- a CDS encoding DUF5683 domain-containing protein: protein MNKWLYIVYIFLFCAPTLSRAQEDDFQILIAKDSIIESNTDPLRPAKAAFYSAIVPGLGQAYNKKYWKIPLVYGAMGTSMYFYLDNNKNYHKFRDAYKQRLAGIYTDEYGFLDNARLIKVQRTYERNRDLSLLITVGFYILNIVEANVDAHLMQFNVSEKLTLNPQLIQDERTAKPSFGLTLNYKL from the coding sequence GTGAATAAATGGTTATACATAGTATATATTTTTCTTTTTTGCGCTCCAACGCTTAGTAGGGCGCAGGAAGATGATTTTCAAATACTAATCGCAAAAGATTCGATTATTGAATCAAATACAGATCCTTTACGTCCCGCAAAAGCTGCATTTTACTCGGCGATTGTTCCAGGACTTGGACAAGCGTACAATAAAAAATACTGGAAAATCCCGCTGGTTTATGGCGCGATGGGGACATCGATGTATTTCTATCTTGATAATAATAAAAATTATCACAAATTTAGAGACGCTTATAAACAACGTCTTGCTGGAATTTATACAGATGAATACGGCTTTCTTGATAACGCTAGGCTTATAAAAGTGCAGCGTACTTATGAACGCAATCGCGATTTGTCATTACTAATTACGGTTGGGTTTTATATTTTAAATATAGTTGAAGCCAATGTTGATGCGCATTTAATGCAATTTAACGTAAGTGAAAAGCTAACCTTAAATCCACAATTAATTCAAGACGAACGCACCGCTAAACCTTCTTTTGGACTCACTTTAAACTATAAATTATAA